A single region of the Streptomyces sp. NBC_01381 genome encodes:
- a CDS encoding EF-hand domain-containing protein has protein sequence MADIEEARKTFERFDADGDGFITAAEWKSAMAQMGDFYVTETVAEAVIGTKDTNADKRLSFDEFWASLNK, from the coding sequence GTGGCGGACATCGAGGAAGCGCGCAAGACGTTCGAGCGGTTCGACGCGGACGGCGACGGCTTCATCACAGCGGCCGAGTGGAAGTCGGCCATGGCGCAGATGGGGGACTTCTACGTCACCGAGACGGTAGCCGAGGCCGTGATCGGCACGAAGGACACCAACGCGGACAAGCGCCTCTCCTTCGACGAGTTCTGGGCGAGCCTGAACAAGTAA
- a CDS encoding GNAT family N-acetyltransferase: MASSEAATLGTILDAAAHGRFPPPDGSTTLVPQPSHRDAGVIAFTAHSVVFTDEDPGWVRGTLTALDCDPLAATLNPRFLGAFLDRTGRTTDTIDLLTVASALPGGPEPELGLTELDDPDHPRVARARKRRDDVRVWAADGGGVLVIGRGVAGRWETATEVAEAGRHQGLGRALALAARHLVPDGSVVWAQQAPGNARSVRAFQAAGYRPVGAEALLFAS, encoded by the coding sequence ATGGCCAGCAGCGAAGCCGCCACACTCGGCACGATCCTCGACGCGGCGGCCCACGGCCGCTTTCCGCCGCCGGACGGCTCCACCACGCTCGTGCCGCAGCCGAGCCACCGCGACGCGGGCGTGATCGCCTTCACGGCGCACTCGGTGGTCTTCACGGACGAGGACCCGGGCTGGGTGCGCGGCACGCTCACGGCACTCGACTGCGACCCGCTCGCGGCGACCCTCAACCCGCGCTTCCTCGGCGCCTTCCTGGACCGGACGGGACGCACGACGGACACGATCGACCTGCTGACGGTCGCGTCGGCCCTGCCGGGCGGCCCCGAACCGGAGCTCGGCCTGACCGAACTCGACGACCCGGACCACCCGCGTGTCGCACGGGCCCGCAAGCGCCGCGACGACGTACGGGTGTGGGCGGCCGACGGAGGTGGAGTGCTGGTCATCGGCCGGGGTGTCGCAGGGCGTTGGGAGACGGCGACCGAGGTGGCGGAAGCCGGGCGGCACCAGGGGCTCGGCCGCGCGCTGGCGCTTGCCGCACGGCATCTCGTACCGGACGGGTCCGTGGTGTGGGCCCAGCAGGCCCCGGGGAACGCCCGCAGCGTACGGGCCTTCCAGGCGGCTGGTTACCGTCCGGTGGGCGCGGAGGCGCTGCTCTTCGCGTCCTGA
- a CDS encoding ricin-type beta-trefoil lectin domain protein, producing the protein MSKFRHGVFAAVGTVALALPLMGSAPATAAPTASAKAESTQQAAAGRGGATYKNSKTGKCLMATKRGKITTGKCSKRNDWRAWYSTGSGELRNAQKFGWCLTGYANGTVKLKGCNQPSKNQMWASYTTDNIQNKKTKKCLASTKRGALTSVKCKYGTSRYQMWDMKAR; encoded by the coding sequence ATGAGCAAGTTTCGCCATGGAGTGTTCGCGGCCGTAGGCACCGTCGCCCTCGCCCTTCCGCTGATGGGGTCCGCCCCCGCAACGGCCGCGCCGACGGCATCCGCCAAGGCCGAGTCGACGCAGCAGGCCGCCGCCGGACGCGGTGGCGCCACGTACAAGAACTCCAAGACCGGTAAGTGTCTGATGGCCACCAAGAGGGGGAAGATCACCACCGGCAAGTGCTCGAAGAGGAACGACTGGCGCGCCTGGTACAGCACCGGCAGCGGTGAGCTGCGCAACGCCCAGAAGTTCGGCTGGTGCCTGACCGGCTACGCCAACGGCACGGTCAAGCTGAAGGGCTGCAACCAGCCGAGCAAGAACCAGATGTGGGCCTCATACACCACTGACAACATCCAGAACAAGAAGACCAAGAAGTGCCTGGCCAGCACCAAGAGGGGTGCGCTCACGTCGGTCAAGTGCAAGTACGGCACGAGCCGTTACCAGATGTGGGACATGAAGGCCAGGTAA
- a CDS encoding RNA polymerase sigma factor gives MGVSPTELGDGIHARIRAGERAAFGELYEAYARTVYNHALRLTGDWSTAEEVMSETFLAAWRTRERLDPDRGSLKPWLLGIATHKAQNANRGLRRRLAFLSRQPSPPQVADFAEESAGRLDDARRLAAVHGALRRLRRPEREVLVLCVWSGFDYAQAAEALGVPVGTVRSRLSRARARLRRLSEDALDAEGVDAQGVKEVTEPLRGRGEVESEAAFAALPLREEFR, from the coding sequence ATGGGTGTGAGTCCTACTGAACTGGGAGACGGCATCCATGCACGGATACGGGCCGGGGAGCGGGCGGCGTTCGGTGAGCTGTACGAGGCGTACGCGCGGACGGTCTACAACCATGCCCTGCGGCTGACCGGCGACTGGTCGACCGCCGAGGAGGTCATGTCCGAGACGTTCCTCGCGGCCTGGCGCACCCGGGAGCGGCTCGATCCGGACCGCGGTTCGCTCAAGCCGTGGCTGCTCGGCATCGCGACGCACAAGGCGCAGAACGCCAACCGCGGTCTGCGCCGGCGGCTCGCCTTTCTCTCCCGGCAGCCGTCGCCGCCCCAAGTGGCGGATTTCGCCGAGGAGTCGGCGGGCCGGCTCGACGACGCGCGGCGGCTCGCGGCGGTGCACGGCGCGCTGCGCCGGCTGCGGCGTCCGGAGCGTGAGGTGCTCGTGCTGTGCGTGTGGTCGGGGTTCGACTACGCGCAGGCCGCCGAGGCGCTCGGGGTGCCGGTGGGCACGGTGCGGTCGCGGCTCTCGCGGGCGCGGGCGCGGCTGCGGCGGCTGAGCGAGGACGCGCTGGACGCGGAGGGCGTGGATGCGCAAGGCGTGAAGGAAGTGACGGAACCGCTCCGTGGCCGCGGAGAGGTAGAGAGTGAGGCCGCGTTCGCGGCCCTGCCCCTGCGGGAGGAATTCCGATGA
- a CDS encoding MerR family transcriptional regulator — MTGDESGRAVRIGELSRRTGVPVPTIKYYVREGLLPQGELSSPNQAHYGEAHERRLRLIRALLDVGGLKVAAIAEVLGAIDDPGRPLHKVLGAAADRLGTAGAADDDAEAQAAQTAVGELIARRGWHAHESNPAADDLSRALAAMGRVGHGAFTELLDEYADAAEMVARADLGYVNRRVAVEDLVESVVIGTVLGEAVFNAMRRLAHVDASARLYGVDGAGRGEAEGLGGGG; from the coding sequence ATGACCGGCGATGAGAGTGGGCGGGCCGTGCGTATTGGCGAGTTGAGCCGCAGGACCGGCGTGCCGGTGCCGACGATCAAGTACTACGTCCGTGAAGGGCTGCTGCCGCAGGGCGAGTTGAGCAGCCCCAACCAGGCGCACTACGGCGAGGCGCACGAGCGCAGGCTGCGGCTGATCCGCGCGCTGCTCGATGTGGGCGGCCTGAAGGTGGCCGCCATCGCGGAGGTGCTCGGCGCGATCGACGATCCGGGGCGCCCGCTGCACAAGGTGCTCGGCGCTGCGGCGGACCGGCTCGGCACGGCGGGCGCCGCCGACGACGACGCCGAGGCGCAGGCCGCGCAGACCGCCGTCGGGGAACTGATCGCGCGGCGCGGCTGGCACGCCCATGAGTCGAACCCCGCGGCCGACGACCTCTCACGCGCCCTTGCCGCCATGGGCCGGGTCGGCCACGGGGCGTTCACGGAACTCCTCGACGAGTACGCCGACGCCGCCGAGATGGTGGCCCGCGCCGACCTCGGCTATGTGAACCGCCGGGTCGCGGTCGAGGACCTGGTGGAGAGCGTGGTGATCGGCACGGTCCTGGGGGAGGCGGTGTTCAACGCCATGCGGCGGCTCGCGCACGTGGACGCGTCGGCGCGGTTGTACGGGGTCGATGGTGCGGGGCGGGGGGAGGCCGAGGGGTTGGGGGGCGGGGGCTGA
- a CDS encoding CU044_5270 family protein, giving the protein MNAATPSRGEAEAEVEELAGLLPESAEEEWELPPGRHLHHKDLLMQQIDRDTTPVSVSPRRWLLRPAVLMPAAAALAVAGILAATLPFGDADGVRDMGAARGAEHGAAVTLDRIATASLKADTKPVKDGQFVYVRSLVRANQGEFNGPVKLGAPHKREVWMSQNPAPVTDIGMIRESGKGVPMSGQDVPIEASAEDGSDDTGAIPPGPDRPTYAWLASLPTDPDALLKKLYAETRVSDGRETKAQAVFDKIGGLLAETIMPPENAAALYKAVAKLPGVTEVPDAVDAAGRHGIGITIDESAYATRSEWIFDKKSFAYLGSRGYMTKDHKPGGKPGDQGNAEVLYSSDAVLDRAVVDQRGMEPTSGRG; this is encoded by the coding sequence ATGAACGCCGCCACCCCCTCTCGGGGAGAGGCCGAGGCCGAGGTCGAGGAACTGGCCGGTCTTCTGCCGGAGTCGGCTGAGGAGGAATGGGAACTTCCGCCGGGCCGTCACCTTCACCACAAGGACCTTCTGATGCAGCAGATCGACCGTGACACCACTCCCGTTTCCGTATCGCCCCGTCGGTGGCTGCTGCGTCCGGCGGTGCTGATGCCGGCGGCCGCCGCGCTGGCCGTGGCCGGGATCCTGGCGGCCACGCTCCCTTTCGGTGACGCCGACGGCGTACGCGACATGGGCGCGGCCCGGGGTGCGGAACACGGTGCGGCCGTCACCCTCGACCGGATCGCCACAGCTTCACTGAAGGCCGACACGAAGCCGGTGAAGGACGGCCAATTCGTCTACGTCCGCAGTCTGGTCCGGGCGAACCAGGGTGAGTTCAACGGTCCTGTGAAGCTCGGCGCCCCGCACAAGCGTGAGGTCTGGATGTCGCAGAACCCGGCGCCCGTCACGGACATCGGCATGATCCGCGAGAGCGGGAAGGGGGTGCCGATGTCCGGTCAGGACGTGCCCATCGAGGCGTCCGCGGAGGACGGTTCCGACGACACCGGCGCCATCCCCCCGGGCCCCGACCGCCCCACGTACGCCTGGCTCGCCTCGCTGCCCACCGACCCCGACGCCCTCCTGAAGAAGCTGTACGCCGAAACGCGGGTGAGCGATGGGCGGGAGACGAAGGCGCAGGCCGTATTCGACAAGATCGGCGGCCTGCTCGCTGAGACGATCATGCCGCCGGAGAACGCCGCCGCCCTCTACAAGGCCGTCGCGAAGCTCCCCGGTGTGACCGAGGTGCCCGACGCGGTGGACGCGGCGGGGCGGCACGGGATCGGCATCACCATCGATGAGTCGGCGTACGCGACGCGCAGCGAATGGATCTTCGACAAGAAGTCGTTCGCCTACCTCGGCTCACGCGGCTACATGACCAAGGACCACAAGCCGGGCGGCAAGCCGGGAGATCAGGGGAATGCCGAGGTTCTCTACAGCAGTGACGCGGTCCTGGACCGCGCGGTCGTCGATCAGCGCGGCATGGAACCCACCAGCGGCCGCGGCTGA
- a CDS encoding alpha-isopropylmalate synthase regulatory domain-containing protein, translated as MTLDAWTTDRAPDGAHRFVCTLQVGDKAGDFEGVGNGPLSAFVEADGAAGITVDILDFSEHTVEADGAPGEAVAYNEAVAYAECRVGGVTRWGAGLDTSVLTASLQAVLSAVNRAGAAR; from the coding sequence GTGACGCTCGACGCGTGGACCACCGACCGGGCCCCCGACGGCGCGCACCGCTTCGTCTGCACGCTCCAAGTCGGCGACAAGGCAGGGGACTTCGAGGGTGTCGGCAACGGCCCGCTGTCCGCGTTCGTCGAGGCGGACGGCGCCGCCGGCATCACCGTCGACATCCTCGACTTCTCCGAGCACACCGTCGAGGCGGACGGCGCGCCCGGCGAAGCCGTCGCGTACAACGAGGCCGTCGCGTACGCGGAGTGCCGCGTCGGCGGTGTCACCCGCTGGGGCGCGGGCCTGGACACCTCGGTCCTGACCGCGTCCCTGCAGGCGGTGCTCTCGGCCGTGAACCGGGCAGGGGCCGCCCGATGA
- a CDS encoding ABC transporter ATP-binding protein, which produces MTPRPVLHADTVTVVRDGRPILEEVTLTVRPGEHWALLGANGAGKSTLLGLCGAVTHPTHGTVEVLGRRLGSVDLRELRAYVGHVNPRHPLRSPLRVRDVVLTGLTNSVEPLPRWRPTPEQEERADRLIATLGLAHRTDARWPTLSQGERGRTLIARSLMPKPRLVLLDEPATGLDLAGRERLLDSLDTLRESHPELATVLVTHHLEELPAGTTHALLLRDGRAFASGAVDDVLTSDQIGKCFDHPVRLERTEGRWSVRAARR; this is translated from the coding sequence ATGACCCCGCGGCCGGTGCTGCACGCCGACACCGTCACCGTCGTCCGCGACGGGCGCCCCATCCTCGAGGAGGTCACCCTCACCGTCCGCCCCGGCGAGCACTGGGCGCTGCTCGGCGCCAACGGCGCGGGCAAGTCGACCCTGCTCGGCCTCTGCGGCGCAGTCACCCACCCCACCCACGGCACGGTCGAGGTGCTCGGCCGCCGCCTCGGCAGCGTCGATCTGCGCGAACTGCGGGCGTACGTAGGACATGTGAACCCGCGTCATCCGCTCCGCTCGCCCCTGCGGGTCCGCGACGTCGTCCTGACCGGGCTCACCAACAGCGTGGAACCGCTGCCCCGTTGGCGCCCCACGCCCGAGCAGGAGGAGCGGGCCGACCGCCTCATCGCCACGCTCGGCCTCGCGCACCGCACGGACGCGCGCTGGCCGACGCTCTCCCAGGGCGAGCGCGGCCGGACGCTGATCGCGCGCTCCCTGATGCCGAAGCCTCGCCTCGTCCTGCTCGACGAACCCGCCACCGGCCTCGACCTCGCGGGCCGCGAACGCCTCCTCGACAGCCTGGACACCCTGCGCGAGAGCCACCCCGAACTCGCCACGGTCCTGGTCACGCACCACCTCGAGGAGCTCCCGGCCGGTACGACGCACGCCCTGCTGCTGAGGGACGGGCGCGCGTTCGCTTCCGGCGCCGTCGACGACGTACTGACGAGCGACCAGATCGGCAAGTGCTTCGACCATCCCGTGCGCCTCGAGCGCACGGAAGGGCGGTGGAGCGTGCGGGCGGCACGCCGCTGA
- a CDS encoding ABA4-like family protein yields the protein MTGFLFELSFYLAAPVWLLLIFAPGWRTTDRIATSPLTVVPILAVYAAMALPVFPELWAAVSSPDIDGFRELLVHANGAGAIWAQVIAWDLLIGQWMYREARRIGIHPLVMGPLLVFTILLSPFGLLLFLLLRAVRANRDQPRPLVGSMPR from the coding sequence ATGACCGGTTTCCTCTTCGAGCTTTCCTTCTATCTGGCCGCCCCGGTCTGGCTGCTCCTGATTTTCGCGCCGGGGTGGCGGACGACCGACCGCATCGCCACGTCACCCCTCACCGTCGTCCCGATCCTCGCCGTGTACGCCGCGATGGCCCTGCCCGTCTTCCCCGAACTCTGGGCCGCGGTCAGCAGCCCGGACATCGACGGCTTCCGTGAACTGCTCGTCCACGCCAACGGGGCGGGCGCCATCTGGGCCCAGGTCATCGCCTGGGACCTGCTGATCGGGCAGTGGATGTACCGCGAGGCGCGGCGCATCGGCATCCACCCGCTGGTCATGGGCCCGCTCCTGGTCTTCACGATTCTCCTCTCCCCCTTCGGGCTGCTGCTCTTCCTGCTGCTGCGGGCCGTGCGGGCGAACCGTGATCAGCCGCGGCCGCTGGTGGGTTCCATGCCGCGCTGA